A window of the Salvelinus fontinalis isolate EN_2023a chromosome 26, ASM2944872v1, whole genome shotgun sequence genome harbors these coding sequences:
- the LOC129824347 gene encoding splicing factor 3A subunit 2-like, whose amino-acid sequence MDFQHRAGGKTGSGGVASSSESNRDRRERLRQLALETIDINKDPYFMKNHLGSYECKLCLTLHNNEGSYLAHTQGKKHQTNLARRAAKEAKEAPAQPAPEKVKVEVKKFVKIGRPGYKVTKQRDPESGQQSLLFQIDYPEIAEGIGPRHRFMSAYEQRIEPPDRRWQYLLLAAEPYETIAFKVPSREIDKGESRFWTHWNKDTKQFFLQFHFKMEKALAPPSGPVPPMGIKRPPPLMSGMGPRPPSEPMPPPLPGGMNMPPLPPGAPGPPQMHHHHQMQHSGPGMGMPPLMRPPLPSDSHEGMPHRNN is encoded by the exons ATGGATTTCCAACACAGAGCTGGGGGCAAGACGGGGAGTGGTGGGGTGGCGTCCTCCTCAGAGAGCAACCGGGACCGGCGAGAGCGGCTCCGCCAGCTGGCCCTGGAGACCATTGACATCAACAAGGACCCCTATTTCATGAAGAACCATCTGGGCTCTTATGAGTGTAAACTGTGTCTGACACTCCACAACAATGAG GGCAGCTACCTGGCCCATACACAGGGAAAGAAGCATCAAACGAATTT AGCAAGAAGAGCAGCCAAAGAAGCAAAAGAAGCTCCCGCCCAGCCAGCCCCCGAAAAAGTGAAGGTTGAGGTCAAGAAATTTGTGAAAATTGGTCGACCGGGGTACAAAG TAACAAAacagagagatccagagagcgGGCAACAGTCTTTACTTTTCCAG ATTGATTACCCAGAGATAGCAGAGGGCATAGGACCCAGGCATCGCTTCATGTCTGCATACGAGCAGCGCATCGAGCCCCCAGACCGTCGTTGGCAGTACCTTCTACTGGCTGCAGAGCCCTACGAGACGATCGCCTTCAAG GTGCCAAGCAGAGAGATTGATAAAGGCGAGAGTCGCTTCTGGACCCACTGGAACAAAGATACAAAACAG TTCTTCCTCCAGTTCCACTTCAAGATGGAGAAAGCCCTCGCCCCACCCAGCGGACCCGTACCCCCCATGGGTATAAAGCGCCCCCCTCCCCTGATGAGTGGGATGGGGCCTCGACCCCCCAGTGAGCCCATGCCCCCTCCACTTCCAGGGGGGATGAATATGCCCCCTTTACCCCCTGGCGCCCCCGGCCCTCCCCAGATGCACCACCACCATCAAATGCAACACAGTGGCCCCGGGATGGGTATGCCACCCCTGATGAGACCCCCACTCCCCTCTGACAGCCATGAAGGAATGCCCCATCGAAACAACTGA